The Plasmodium relictum strain SGS1 genome assembly, chromosome: 9 genome window below encodes:
- a CDS encoding armadillo repeat protein PF16, putative: MSKIINQIFDDYNKSKIQFTQSISDLCLKSYNIEILINTDIIILLRPLILDKVPTVQQNATFILAKLANYSEEVALTILQNDILPHLIYCLKHDNKNYRKNCAYTLKCLAKHNSKLANLVAEENCIDYLMDCLDEYDLKLKESCINALCAIVKNDLELSNNVVNKGIIPLLILCLQEKDNNLIKSSINLLSELSKQSNEIAKNVVDNNALPYLIKFLDNNDIHIKRYTCNCLSHIAKHKEELTELMIENDIFPKVLYLLKDNDDIVKKNCANSLKEMSKHNEDICKIIVRAGALPFLCDYIEQSKDNIKLPAILCLGFISSFSESLSLNIILSNVIPILKKCLIEESEDHIKCACVWALGNIGKHSSDHAKKICDENILIIFVNLYNSNDSSDDLKKKVKISLKGIAQKVTNLEALEPVFIKSPIKLAKYSIFQFAKILPNNPSYKKSFIKSGCLQRLQEIKSSEEAKEFELEINSINKSFPEDIINYYTPGYSETLIKKIDEVDKN, from the exons atgagtaaaattataaatcaaATATTTGATGATTAcaataaatcaaaaatacAATTCACTCAAAGTATCTCTGATCTTTGCTTAAAATCTTATAATAttgaaatattaataaatactgacataataattttacttCGTCCATTAATACTAGATAAAGTTCCTACTGTTCAACAAAATGCCACTTTTATTTTAGCAAAATTAGCTAATTATTCTGAAGAAGTAGCTTTAACAATTTTGCAAAATGATATTTTACCTCACTTAATTTATTGTTTAAAacatgataataaaaattatagaaaaaattgcGCATATACTTTAAAATGTTTAGCTAAACATAATTCAAAATTGGCTAATCTTGTTGCTGAAGAAAATTGCATTGATTATTTGATGGACTGCTTAGATGAATatgatttaaaattaaaagagtCTTGTATTAATGCATTGTGTGCTATtgtaaaaaatgatttagaGTTATCAAACAATGTAGTTAATAAAGGGATAATTCCTTTGTTAATTTTGTGTTTGcaagaaaaagataataatttaataaaaagtagcataaatttattatctgAATTAAGTAAACAGTCAAATGAAATAGCTAAAAATGTAGTTGACAATAATGCTTTAccttatttaataaaatttttagacAATAATGATATTCATATAAAGAGATACACTTGTAACTGTTTATCTCATATAGCAAAACACAAAGAAGAGTTAACCGAATTAATGATagaaaatgatatatttcCTAAGGTTCTTTActtattaaaagataatgATGATATTGTTAAAAAGAATTGTGCTAATTCTTTAAAAGAAATGAGTAAACATAATGAAgatatatgtaaaattattGTTCGTGCAGGAGCATTACCTTTTTTATGTGACTATATAGAACAGTcaaaagataatataaaattaccTGCAATATTATGTCTTGGttttatatcttctttttctgaATCATTAagtttaaatattattttgtcTAATGTAATtcctattttaaaaaaatgtttaatcGAAGAAAGTGAAGACCATATAAAATGTGCTTGTGTATGGGCATTGGGAAACATTGGAAAACATTCATCAGATCATGCTAAGAAAATTTGTGacgaaaatattttaattatttttgttaactTATACAATTCTAATGATTCTTCagatgatttaaaaaaaaaagttaaaatatcATTAAAAGGTATTGCACAAAAAGTTACTAATTTAGAAGCATTAGAGCCcgtttttattaaatcacCAATTAAATTAGCTAAATATTCCATTTTTCAATTTGCTAAAATATTACCTAATAATCCTTCATACAAAAAATCGTTTATTAAATCTGGATGCTTACAACGTTTacaa gAAATAAAAAGTTCTGAAGAAGCAAAGGAATTTGAATTGGAAATaaatagtataaataaatcTTTCCCCGAAGATATAATAAACTATTATACACCTGGATATTCTGAAAccttaattaaaaaaattgatgaaGTTGATAAAAATTAA
- a CDS encoding mitochondrial rpoD precursor, putative, producing MKYLLKRKNIKLITCNNFYKLCCFYCSNEKKISNIFENTKLTTKNYLIQHENDIINILQYSLRNKNEITAQSIVLLLKSCSKNKYINHKVANLIVKHIKYNIENFSIIKLCICLNYIVNLNIKNEESFNYLVTNSLIKKLKNDEDLDLYGVCMITKFLINEKIKNEELLYFLLNLTKNRLDKNSNHYDIYNLIISFLNMQNSVLNNNNNICSKEVSNNLFNKSIVYTEFLNKDSINGVVNNSNLKSINNDYIKNNYKNNYRNVAKLNEEVIHKLLFYYIKLENIKNEEIILIVNNLTNVKKGYFFYEMNLNKNERTLLYEIYLNKLNYKEKFGGKILALLLFNLQKIFRLNEISEEKFYNILENINNDFRFVALCTKETTQKELEKQKRELEQKENVNNNFLKQNENEKRIKSVQINEGKNNHRENFVETCNKINTNYTNKIRMYFSIQEIGMVFQFYDFLQSYEREKKKMKNFLQDFKNKTEKDNILNKKNNLNDFKLINKSKKLQNNYKSVVVDTERISNKNYCGIFEVYINILKKSLFFYSLHNRKEKMNILDFCTVFKGFSKIYKNSYLDKYILLFFLKFIILNQNKIKINELKIIFKLIFEKKNEDFFEIVYNTKNVFSCLQNILIKNLLSEKRTKNENIVSFIMCFYYLSFLNFNSNTYFILNNFILKNIRNSNVNALIPYIIISKFNYYKLRKKLSKESIKVEPIRNYKNINSKCILNDLQRKRNINDEESNNETVYNVIEKNIENNEEKNNKKEASLEFKDNLDDINRIPILYKLINRNFNNYKTYYVLNCVYMLIKFLKEKNTFLFFSNCNFPDLFEKLHNKLSNQTLICKNYDYFINYAKYNYCISFFNYYINLNNLLEKLQFNMKFPYNFYTPFNTYMLAHFLMDYKNHLMNNSFHLDKNSHNYIDNKSFKRIMNEKMIVFHNFMKHINSYNFLNIHDIINMIKTIKFFSSKLSHSNFIILHNLTINLEFYKYTKISTIFELLIEYIKFMYYLELENQKTFEKCNYLIVNVFIFLFRIVFKNILRNLENNYIGMLYLSFLYIFYFIQKSNYIFHALSLNNLNQINYYINLKYMTLDKYEQTYSFQLHILEVLKGIVKNKRMIINEYNIYDTPYTVDILIK from the exons atgaaatatttattaaaaagaaaaaatataaaattgatAACCTGCAAtaacttttataaattatgttGTTTTTACTGttctaatgaaaaaaaaatatctaatATTTTTGAGAATACAAAATTAACCACAAAAAATTACTTGATTCAGcatgaaaatgatataataaatattttacaatattcattaagaaataaaaatgaaattacaGCACAAAGCATAGTTCTATTACTTAAATCGtgtagtaaaaataaatatataaatcataAAGTTGCAAACTTAATAGTTAAGCATATCAAGTATAACattgaaaatttttcaataattAAATTGTGTATatgtttaaattatatagtcaatttaaatataaaaaatgaagagaGCTTTAATTATTTAGTAACTAActctttaattaaaaaattgaaaaatgaTGAAGACTTAGATCTATATGGTGTATGTATGATaactaaatttttaattaatgaaaaaataaaaaatgaagaattactttatttcttattaaaCTTAACTAAAAATAGGTTAGATAAAAATTCTAATCActatgatatatataatttgataatctcatttttaaatatgcaAAATAgtgttttaaataataataataatatttgcAGTAAGGAAGTTAGTAATaatctttttaataaaagcaTTGTATATACTGAATTTCTCAATAAAGATTCAATAAATGGTGTAgttaataatagtaatttgaaaagtattaataatgattacattaaaaataattataaaaataattacagAAATGTAGctaaattaaatgaagaagttattcataaattattattttactatataaagttagaaaatataaaaaacgaagaaattattttaattgtaaataatttaactaatgtaaaaaaaggttattttttttatgaaatgaatttgaataaaaatgaaagaacTTTATtgtatgaaatatatttaaacaaattaaattataaagaaaaatttggAGGTAAGATATTGGCTCTTTTGTTAtttaatttacaaaaaattttcaggttaaatgaaatatcagaagaaaaattttacaacattttagaaaatattaataatgattTTAGATTTGTTGCATTATGTACTAAAGAGACTACACAGAAAGAGTTGGAAAAACAGAAAAGAGAGTTagaacaaaaagaaaatgttaataataattttttaaagcaaaatgaaaatgaaaaaagaataaaaagtGTACAAATAAATGaaggaaaaaataatcaTAGAGAAAACTTTGTAGAAACTTGTAACAAAATTAACACTAATTacacaaataaaataagaatgtATTTTAGTATCCAAGAAATTGGCATGGTATTTCaattttatgattttttgCAAAGTTAcgaaagagaaaaaaaaaaaatgaaaaattttcttcaagactttaaaaataagacTGAAAAGGACaacattttaaataaaaaaaataatctaaatgattttaaattaataaataaatcaaaaaaattacagaataattataaatcaGTGGTAGTAGATACTGAAAGgatttcaaataaaaattattgtgGCATTTTTgaagtatatataaatatcttaaaaaagagtttatttttttattctctaCATAATAGAAAAGAGAAAATGAATATACTCGATTTTTGTACTGTATTCAAAGgattttctaaaatatataaaaatagctACTTAGATAAAtacatacttttattttttctaaaattcataattttaaatcaaaacaaaataaaaattaatgaattaaaaattatatttaaattaatttttgaaaagaaaaatgaagatttttttgaaatagtttataatacaaaaaatgtttttagtTGTTTGcagaatattttaattaaaaatttgttgagtgaaaaaagaacaaaaaatgaaaatatagtATCATTTATAATGtgcttttattatttatcatttttaaattttaatagtaatacatattttatattaaataatttcattttaaaaaatataagaaatagTAATGTAAATGCTCTTATCccatatattattataagcAAATTTaactattataaattaagaaaaaaattatctaaaGAAAGTATAAAAGTTGAACCaataagaaattataaaaatattaattctaAATGcattttaaatgatttacaaagaaaaagaaatataaatgatgaaGAAAGTAACAATGAAACAGTATATAAcgttatagaaaaaaatatagaaaataatgaagagaaaaataataaaaaggaagCTTCATTAGAATTTAAAGATAATTTAGATGATATTAATAGAATACCTATTTTGTACAAGTTAATAAAcagaaattttaataattataaaacatattatgTGTTGAATTGTGTATACATGCTCatcaaatttttaaaagagaaaaatacttttctttttttttcgaaTTGTAATTTTCCtgatttatttgaaaaactGCACAATAAATTAAGTAACCAAACTTTAATTTGTAAAAATTATgactattttattaattatgcCAAATATAACTATTgcatatctttttttaattattatataaacttaaataatttattagaaaaattacAGTTCAACATGAAGTTTccttataatttttacacACCATTTAATACATATATGTTAGCTCATTTTTTAATGGATTATAAGAATCATTTAATGAATAACAGTTTTCATTTAGATAAAAACTCACACAATTACATAGataataaatcatttaaaagaataatgaatgaaaaaatgatagtctttcataattttatgaAGCATATAAATTCTTAcaactttttaaatatacatgatataataaatatgataaaaacaataaaatttttttcttctaaacTAAGTCATAGTAACTTTATAATATTGCATAATTTGACAATAAATTtggaattttataaatacacAAAAATAAGTActatttttgaattattaattgaatatataaaatttatgtattacTTAGAGTTAGAAAATCAAAAGACATTTGAAAAATGCAATTACTTAATAGttaatgtttttatatttctgtTCAGAatagtttttaaaaatatattaagaaaTTTGGAAAACAATTATATTGGTAtgttatatttatcttttctctacatattttattttattcaaaagtcaaattatatttttcatgcTTTATCATTAAATAACTTGAATCAAATAAATTACTATATTAACCTAAAATATATGACCTTAGATAAGTACGAACAAACATATTCTTTTCaa ttacATATTTTAGAAGTTCTAAAAGgaattgtaaaaaataaaagaatgataataaatgaatacaACATATATGATACCCCTTATACCGTTGATAttcttattaaataa
- a CDS encoding RNA-binding protein s1, putative produces the protein MSNNCIYIYNLTKNVSVEHLKEIFMHFGDLKDINFLLDNENVNNNNLTCAKIKFENGVDAKIAKEFMNGGQIDGKIVSVKYEHGINEKEKEKNTKHNENKQRNEKKNYIKDSTSRNSLSRSSKISNNKSKSLSIKRRKKNKKK, from the coding sequence atgagcAATaattgcatatatatatataatttaacaaaaaacgTAAGTGTAGAacatttaaaagaaatttttatgcATTTTGGAgatttaaaagatataaattttttattagataatgaaaatgtaaataataataatttaacgtgtgcaaaaataaaatttgaaaatgGAGTTGACGCAAAAATTGCAAAAGAATTTATGAACGGGGGCCAGATAGATGGTAAAATTGTGTCAGTAAAATATGAACATggaataaatgaaaaagaaaaagaaaaaaatacgaaacataatgaaaataaacaaagaaatgagaaaaaaaattatataaaagattCTACATCTAGAAATTCCCTTTCTCGCAGTTCTAAAATTTctaataataaatcaaaaagtTTGTCAatcaaaagaagaaaaaaaaataaaaaaaagtaa